One Bacteroidales bacterium DNA window includes the following coding sequences:
- the secDF gene encoding protein translocase subunit SecDF yields the protein MQNKGAIRFFAIAFALVCLFQLSFTIVARITEKKASNYANNEEVMALAKQLSKGDAAKQATIADSLAAVRERYYLDSVSNQSVYNILLRKYTYKECKEREINLGLDLKGGMNVTMEVSVADVVNAMSGYSTNPTFKKAMALAAEKQKNSQSNFVTLFGESFKEVDPNAKLSAIFGRMELRDKIKPNSTNEEVLAVIRTECNDAYDRTFNILRNRIDRFGVTQPNIQKLNASDRILIELPGIKEPERVRKLLQGSAKLEFWETYQFTQLESYFSEANKRLANTDISDSTNINPADSAGAVKSADSTAAVAKVADSTKSKSDLVERLKKDTSAKAKDDQSFEKYAKENPLFAYLRPAIYQGKDGRYYPSDRSTVGFAAIKDTARVNYLLNKVKNLFPRNLNLVWAVKPAKEAPEVLELYALRSVNRENTASLGGDVIVDARQDYDQNGKVEVAMNMNTEGAKIWRNLTADNVGKQVAIVLDGYVYSAPNVNDEIPNGRSSISGNFTIEEGQDLANVLKAGKLPAPARIVQEEVVGPSLGKESINSGFLSFVIAFVLVLLYMQFYYSKAGLVANLALIINVFFLIGVLASIGAVLTLPGIAGIVLTLGMAVDANVIIYERIREEIRAGKGTRLSITDGFKHAYSAIIDGNVTTIITGIVLYVFGSGPIQGFATTLIIGILTSLFSAIFISRLVFENMLNRNINITFGNKYTINAFTNVKINFIGIRKKLYIVSIAVILIGLISLATKGLNFGVDFSGGRSYIVRFDQPVKVNDIRESLSKQFGDAPEVKTFGGDDQVKITTKFMVEDKSEKADSIIESKMFAGLQNMFKAKLSFNDFSTSNITIGILNSQKVDPAISDDIKKSAIMALVFALLAIFLYIAIRFRKWQFGLGGVISLFHDSLIVISMYSIFYSILPFNLEVDQAFIAAVLTVIGYSINDSVIIFDRIREWTALYPKRDLQTNMNGAMNSTLGRTVNTAGTTLVVLLAIMIFGGDVIRGFIFALLVGIGVGTYSSIFNATPIAYDFLEIQRKRREKKLANSTQSVK from the coding sequence ATGCAGAATAAAGGCGCAATTCGTTTTTTTGCTATCGCGTTTGCCCTGGTGTGCCTTTTCCAACTCTCCTTCACCATCGTTGCCCGGATTACTGAGAAAAAAGCCAGTAATTATGCTAACAACGAGGAGGTTATGGCGCTTGCCAAACAACTTTCCAAAGGAGATGCCGCCAAACAGGCTACAATCGCCGACTCTTTAGCAGCAGTGCGCGAGCGATATTATCTTGACTCGGTTTCTAACCAATCGGTCTACAACATCCTGCTTCGTAAATACACTTACAAAGAGTGTAAAGAACGTGAAATCAACCTCGGTCTTGACCTGAAGGGTGGTATGAACGTTACTATGGAAGTATCAGTAGCTGATGTAGTTAATGCAATGTCAGGATACAGCACAAATCCTACTTTCAAAAAAGCTATGGCTCTCGCTGCCGAAAAGCAGAAAAACAGCCAGAGTAACTTTGTCACCCTTTTTGGTGAATCCTTTAAGGAAGTAGATCCTAATGCCAAGCTCTCTGCTATCTTTGGCCGCATGGAACTCAGGGATAAGATAAAACCCAATTCTACCAACGAAGAGGTTTTAGCCGTTATCCGCACTGAGTGTAATGATGCCTACGATCGTACTTTTAACATTCTTCGTAACCGTATCGACCGTTTTGGTGTAACACAGCCAAATATTCAAAAATTAAATGCCAGCGACCGTATCCTTATTGAGTTACCTGGTATCAAAGAACCTGAGCGTGTACGTAAGCTCCTGCAAGGATCTGCTAAACTGGAATTCTGGGAAACCTATCAGTTTACCCAATTGGAAAGCTATTTCAGCGAAGCGAATAAGCGCCTTGCCAATACTGATATTTCTGACTCTACCAACATCAATCCTGCTGATTCAGCCGGGGCAGTAAAATCTGCTGATTCTACTGCAGCTGTTGCAAAAGTTGCTGATTCAACCAAATCAAAATCTGACCTGGTTGAGAGGTTAAAGAAAGATACCTCTGCAAAAGCTAAGGATGACCAGAGTTTTGAAAAATATGCCAAGGAAAATCCCCTGTTTGCTTACCTGCGTCCTGCAATTTACCAGGGCAAAGATGGAAGATACTACCCAAGCGACAGGTCAACCGTTGGTTTTGCTGCCATTAAGGATACTGCAAGGGTTAATTACCTGTTGAATAAAGTAAAGAACCTTTTCCCACGTAACCTGAACCTTGTATGGGCTGTTAAACCTGCTAAAGAAGCTCCCGAAGTACTTGAGCTTTATGCCCTTCGTTCAGTAAATCGCGAAAATACTGCCTCACTCGGTGGTGATGTTATCGTTGATGCACGTCAGGATTATGATCAGAATGGCAAAGTAGAAGTTGCCATGAATATGAATACAGAAGGTGCCAAGATCTGGCGTAACCTCACTGCCGATAATGTTGGCAAACAGGTTGCTATCGTTCTCGATGGATATGTTTACTCAGCACCAAATGTAAATGATGAAATTCCTAATGGAAGATCTTCTATTAGTGGTAACTTCACCATTGAAGAAGGACAAGACCTTGCAAATGTTCTGAAAGCCGGTAAACTGCCTGCTCCTGCACGTATTGTACAGGAAGAAGTTGTAGGACCTTCACTTGGAAAAGAATCCATCAATTCCGGATTCCTTTCATTCGTAATCGCATTCGTCCTGGTACTGCTTTACATGCAGTTCTATTATTCCAAAGCAGGCCTTGTTGCCAATTTGGCTCTTATTATCAACGTATTTTTCCTTATTGGTGTTCTTGCTTCTATCGGAGCAGTACTTACCCTCCCGGGTATCGCCGGTATCGTGCTTACTTTAGGTATGGCAGTGGATGCAAACGTAATTATCTACGAACGAATACGTGAAGAAATCCGGGCAGGCAAAGGGACAAGATTATCAATCACCGATGGTTTCAAACACGCTTACTCCGCCATTATCGACGGTAACGTTACCACAATCATCACCGGTATTGTTTTATATGTGTTCGGTTCAGGACCTATCCAGGGTTTCGCAACTACCTTGATTATCGGTATTCTGACTTCACTTTTCTCAGCTATCTTCATTTCGAGACTCGTGTTTGAGAATATGTTGAATCGTAATATCAACATTACCTTTGGGAACAAGTACACCATTAATGCTTTTACAAATGTGAAGATCAATTTCATCGGTATTCGCAAGAAATTGTACATTGTTTCCATCGCTGTCATCCTTATAGGTCTGATCTCCTTGGCAACCAAGGGTTTGAACTTTGGAGTTGATTTCTCGGGAGGTCGTTCTTATATCGTACGTTTCGACCAGCCTGTTAAAGTAAATGATATTCGGGAATCACTTTCAAAACAATTTGGAGATGCACCTGAAGTAAAGACTTTTGGTGGAGATGACCAGGTAAAGATCACCACGAAATTTATGGTGGAAGATAAATCAGAAAAAGCTGACTCCATCATTGAAAGTAAGATGTTTGCCGGTCTGCAGAATATGTTCAAAGCAAAACTTAGCTTTAATGATTTCAGTACATCAAATATCACAATTGGAATCCTGAATTCACAGAAAGTGGACCCAGCAATCTCTGATGATATTAAGAAATCAGCTATCATGGCCCTCGTCTTTGCACTTCTTGCGATCTTCCTTTATATTGCAATCCGTTTCCGCAAATGGCAGTTTGGACTTGGAGGTGTTATTTCGCTATTCCATGACTCATTGATAGTAATCTCAATGTACTCGATTTTTTATAGCATTTTACCTTTTAACCTTGAGGTTGACCAGGCATTCATCGCTGCAGTATTAACTGTAATCGGGTATTCCATTAATGACTCTGTAATTATCTTTGACAGGATCCGTGAATGGACCGCACTCTATCCCAAACGGGATCTGCAAACCAATATGAATGGAGCAATGAACAGTACACTTGGACGAACAGTTAACACTGCCGGTACAACGCTGGTGGTTCTCTTAGCCATTATGATCTTTGGCGGGGATGTTATCCGCGGGTTCATCTTTGCATTGCTTGTAGGTATTGGAGTGGGAACTTACTCTTCAATTTTCAATGCAACTCCGATTGCTTATGATTTCCTTGAAATTCAGAGAAAGCGAAGAGAGAAAAAACTTGCAAACAGTACTCAATCTGTAAAATAA
- a CDS encoding HAMP domain-containing histidine kinase, translating into MYANFTEIDTTLLKRIHQSTLSWKNEEIFIADADLNRLYGYNINYLTSEVISQNSPEDFRYFSIKDKDGACYKYDSKLKSIYVYVVAFDKYRREKLLDLREILFWSVLFSAWLSVLLSYIFAKRAIKPISIFIQSVKNINPSRLNERLDEGDRSDELEQLAMTFNDMLANLEIAFKNQEDFISNASHELRTPITVMIAEIDYLLRRKPEYTEYVEFTHRQMSDLKHLNSLLNSLLELAQVNVSNEINKSTIRIDEVLFIAIQHVKERYFERKIVSSIQYPEDEGELLINGNSGLLQIAIQNLIENACKFSSDEVTISMSVLGSHIVLIISDKGIGIPEKDIENVLKPFTRASNVLYKGGFGIGLSLVKKILEIHHAEFRLDSKVENGTKIEIKFARYQID; encoded by the coding sequence TTGTATGCCAATTTTACTGAAATTGATACTACCTTACTCAAAAGAATTCATCAGTCAACACTTTCATGGAAAAATGAAGAGATTTTCATTGCCGATGCTGATCTGAATCGTTTATACGGGTATAATATTAATTATCTGACATCTGAAGTCATCAGCCAAAATTCTCCCGAAGATTTCCGTTATTTCTCAATTAAGGATAAGGATGGAGCCTGCTATAAATATGATTCAAAATTGAAATCAATATATGTGTATGTAGTTGCGTTTGATAAATACCGACGAGAGAAACTGCTTGATTTAAGAGAGATTCTATTTTGGAGTGTTTTATTTAGTGCCTGGCTATCAGTGCTTTTATCATACATTTTTGCAAAAAGAGCTATTAAACCTATTTCAATATTTATCCAATCCGTCAAGAATATTAATCCCTCCAGATTAAATGAAAGACTTGATGAAGGTGATAGAAGTGATGAACTGGAGCAATTGGCAATGACATTCAATGATATGCTTGCTAATCTTGAGATCGCTTTCAAAAACCAGGAGGATTTCATATCAAATGCATCACATGAATTAAGAACACCGATAACGGTAATGATTGCAGAAATAGATTATCTGTTACGCAGAAAACCTGAATACACTGAATATGTTGAATTTACCCATCGTCAGATGAGTGATCTAAAGCACCTTAATTCATTATTAAATAGTTTGCTTGAACTTGCACAGGTAAATGTTTCAAATGAAATCAATAAGTCCACCATCAGGATTGACGAAGTATTATTCATTGCAATACAGCATGTTAAAGAAAGATATTTCGAAAGAAAGATTGTATCAAGTATTCAATATCCTGAAGATGAGGGTGAACTTCTTATCAATGGAAACTCAGGTTTGTTACAAATTGCAATTCAAAATCTGATTGAGAATGCTTGCAAGTTCTCATCTGATGAAGTCACAATATCAATGTCTGTTTTAGGAAGTCATATAGTTCTGATAATTTCTGATAAAGGAATAGGTATTCCTGAGAAGGATATTGAAAATGTTCTAAAGCCTTTCACCAGAGCTTCAAATGTTTTATATAAAGGTGGATTTGGAATTGGCCTTTCTCTGGTTAAGAAAATACTGGAGATTCATCATGCAGAATTCAGACTGGACTCAAAAGTTGAAAACGGAACTAAAATTGAAATAAAATTTGCTAGATACCAAATAGATTAA
- a CDS encoding response regulator transcription factor, translating into MEKIKLVLIEDEHRLADIIGKQLQENGYDVDIAYDGYSGKQLISQNSYNLVLLDINLPLINGYELCKEIRKANKNVPIIMITALGTSDHKMNGFDAGADDYIIKPIDFRELIARINVFLRRSEVKNDSDKLKVADLEMDTNTKTVFRSGKRIELTAKESCLLETFMKNKGVLLTREYIIENVWGIDFDPGTNIIDVYVNYLRKKVDKGFDKKLIHTKFGFGFYCSENEI; encoded by the coding sequence ATGGAAAAAATCAAGCTTGTATTAATTGAAGATGAACACAGGCTCGCTGATATTATTGGTAAGCAACTCCAAGAAAATGGTTATGACGTTGATATTGCATATGATGGCTATAGCGGGAAACAGTTGATTTCCCAGAATTCTTATAACCTCGTCCTGTTGGATATCAATTTACCTTTGATCAATGGGTATGAACTCTGTAAAGAAATCCGAAAGGCAAACAAAAACGTACCAATAATTATGATCACAGCTTTAGGAACATCGGACCATAAAATGAATGGATTTGATGCAGGAGCCGATGATTACATTATTAAGCCAATTGATTTTAGAGAGCTTATTGCCAGAATCAATGTATTTCTGCGTAGATCTGAAGTAAAGAATGATTCAGATAAACTGAAGGTAGCTGACCTGGAAATGGATACAAATACGAAAACAGTGTTCAGGTCAGGCAAAAGAATTGAGTTAACAGCAAAAGAAAGCTGTTTGTTGGAAACCTTCATGAAGAACAAAGGAGTTCTGCTTACCAGGGAATATATTATTGAGAATGTTTGGGGTATTGACTTTGATCCTGGCACAAATATTATTGATGTCTATGTGAATTACCTGCGGAAAAAGGTTGATAAAGGTTTCGACAAGAAATTAATACATACAAAATTTGGTTTTGGATTTTATTGCTCAGAAAATGAAATATAG
- a CDS encoding NAD/NADP octopine/nopaline dehydrogenase family protein: MQKKPIAVIGAGNGGQAMAGHLAIMGYNVHLYNRGDERLWGIRSIGGIELSGAVKGFGEITLTTNSIREAIEGVEFIMVVVPANAHRLIAEEIAPFLIDGQIIILHPGRTLGALEFKQVLVQKNIFADVIVAEAQTFIYACRTIGPGQSHIFSIKQSIPVASIRAHLIPSMLKKLRLIYPQFVPGNNVFNTSFDNIGSIFHPAISILNAGWIEDNSDFKFYYDGVTESVAKILEYIDEERIAVAAALGIRALSAKQWLYLAYSASGDNLLESMRKHSGYREILAPRTLKMRYIEEDVPCSLVPIASLGRMLGIPTPTIDALIHLASLISDIDYFKEGRNVDRLGISGMSLWELRLFAIGEKRISQTIQQ; encoded by the coding sequence ATACAAAAAAAACCAATAGCTGTTATTGGGGCTGGGAACGGAGGACAAGCCATGGCCGGCCATCTTGCTATTATGGGATATAATGTTCATCTTTATAACAGGGGTGATGAAAGGTTGTGGGGAATTCGTTCCATTGGAGGAATTGAGTTAAGCGGTGCTGTTAAAGGATTTGGGGAAATCACTCTGACTACGAATTCAATCAGGGAGGCTATTGAAGGTGTTGAATTTATCATGGTAGTCGTTCCTGCCAATGCTCATAGATTAATAGCTGAAGAAATTGCTCCTTTTCTGATTGATGGTCAGATTATTATACTTCATCCCGGCAGGACTTTAGGTGCATTGGAATTCAAACAAGTCCTTGTCCAGAAAAATATATTCGCTGATGTTATCGTGGCTGAAGCTCAAACATTTATTTATGCTTGCAGAACCATTGGACCTGGTCAATCACACATTTTTAGCATTAAACAGTCAATCCCCGTTGCTTCAATCAGAGCTCATCTGATTCCTTCGATGTTAAAGAAGCTCAGGTTGATTTATCCGCAATTTGTACCAGGAAACAATGTCTTCAATACTAGCTTCGATAATATTGGCAGCATTTTTCATCCTGCAATAAGCATTCTGAACGCAGGATGGATTGAGGATAACTCTGATTTTAAATTTTATTATGATGGAGTGACCGAATCAGTTGCAAAAATACTGGAATACATTGATGAGGAAAGAATTGCAGTAGCCGCGGCATTAGGGATACGGGCTTTAAGTGCAAAACAATGGCTCTATCTTGCTTATAGCGCATCAGGTGATAATTTGCTGGAATCTATGCGTAAACATTCAGGATATCGGGAAATATTGGCTCCCAGAACATTAAAAATGAGATATATAGAAGAAGATGTTCCATGCAGTCTTGTGCCAATAGCCTCACTTGGCAGGATGTTGGGGATTCCAACTCCGACTATTGATGCGCTAATTCACCTTGCATCACTAATAAGTGACATAGATTACTTTAAGGAAGGGCGAAATGTTGACAGATTAGGAATTTCAGGAATGAGTTTATGGGAACTCAGACTGTTTGCAATAGGAGAAAAACGAATTTCACAAACTATACAACAATAA
- a CDS encoding cobalamin-dependent protein (Presence of a B(12) (cobalamin)-binding domain implies dependence on cobalamin itself, in one of its several forms, or in some unusual lineages, dependence on a cobalamin-like analog.), with protein sequence MMKTIIGAALGDCVHVGGLHHFLKLAEAEGYKTESLGPAVSIQRIINSIIASNPDIVAISYRLTADNFRHLINDLLENLKKNKYSVPRFIFGGPLPVAQVAKESGFFVRVFDGSEDEAELKSFLRGKGSLPDEQVYPGDLISRINQKYPYPILRHHFGLPTLASTIEGISKIAKAGVLDVISLGTDQNAQEFFFRPQEMNPKLHGTGGVPVRSQDDLSKLYESSRCGNFPLMRCYSGTQDLQKWAEMSVRTIRNAWAAIPLCWYSVIDGRSNRSLKDAISENQSVMHWYAEKGIPVEVNESHQWSLRDAHDSLAVAMAYLAAYNAKKAGVREYISQFMFNTPPGTSPSMDIAKMLAKLELIESLEDESFKVYREVRAGIAHFASNASIAKGQLASSALISLTLKPHILHVVGFSEGDHAINSDELIESCNIVHGVLRNGLHGLPDFASDQTVIERKEVLKRQSKIVLDAIQFIGRSKNDPLSDPETIASAIEKGILDAPNFKGNRFLKGEITTRIINGACFAIDTQTGEPIGENERLRRILLH encoded by the coding sequence ATTATGAAAACCATAATTGGCGCCGCATTAGGTGATTGTGTTCATGTGGGAGGTTTACATCATTTTCTGAAATTGGCAGAAGCAGAAGGCTATAAAACTGAATCATTGGGGCCTGCTGTTTCTATCCAAAGAATTATTAATAGCATCATTGCAAGTAATCCGGATATCGTTGCAATCAGTTACCGGCTAACAGCTGATAATTTCAGACATTTAATAAATGATTTACTGGAAAACTTAAAAAAAAATAAATATTCTGTACCCAGATTCATATTTGGTGGCCCTTTACCAGTTGCACAAGTTGCCAAAGAGTCAGGTTTTTTTGTGCGGGTCTTCGATGGTTCGGAGGATGAGGCCGAATTGAAATCATTTCTCAGAGGCAAAGGATCTTTGCCTGATGAACAGGTGTATCCAGGTGATCTTATAAGCCGAATAAACCAAAAATATCCATATCCGATACTTAGACATCACTTTGGACTCCCAACCTTAGCCAGTACTATCGAAGGCATTAGTAAAATAGCGAAGGCAGGAGTATTGGACGTCATTTCTCTAGGCACGGATCAAAATGCTCAAGAGTTCTTTTTCCGACCGCAGGAAATGAACCCAAAATTACATGGAACAGGTGGAGTACCTGTTCGATCTCAAGATGACTTATCAAAACTTTATGAAAGTTCGAGATGTGGCAATTTCCCATTGATGCGCTGTTATTCAGGCACACAGGATCTTCAAAAATGGGCAGAAATGAGTGTTCGTACCATCAGGAATGCATGGGCTGCTATTCCTTTATGCTGGTATAGCGTCATTGATGGGCGATCAAACAGATCATTGAAGGATGCTATCTCAGAGAATCAGTCGGTGATGCACTGGTATGCTGAAAAAGGAATCCCTGTTGAGGTGAATGAATCACACCAATGGAGTTTGCGTGATGCTCATGACTCACTAGCTGTTGCAATGGCATATTTGGCAGCATATAATGCAAAAAAAGCCGGGGTAAGAGAGTATATTTCTCAGTTTATGTTTAATACTCCGCCTGGAACTTCACCTTCGATGGATATTGCTAAGATGTTGGCTAAACTCGAACTCATAGAATCATTGGAAGATGAATCATTCAAAGTATACCGCGAAGTAAGGGCTGGAATTGCCCATTTTGCTTCTAACGCCTCCATTGCTAAAGGTCAGCTTGCATCATCTGCGCTAATTAGCCTTACCCTGAAACCTCATATTCTTCATGTGGTCGGCTTTAGTGAAGGTGATCATGCTATAAATTCCGATGAACTAATTGAAAGTTGTAACATAGTGCATGGAGTTCTCCGGAACGGCCTTCATGGACTTCCTGATTTCGCTTCTGATCAAACCGTTATCGAACGAAAAGAAGTATTAAAAAGGCAATCAAAAATTGTTCTGGATGCGATTCAATTCATTGGAAGATCAAAAAATGATCCTCTTTCCGATCCGGAGACAATTGCATCTGCGATAGAGAAAGGAATCCTTGATGCCCCAAATTTTAAAGGCAACAGGTTCTTAAAAGGTGAAATTACCACCAGAATTATTAATGGGGCATGCTTTGCTATTGATACCCAAACTGGAGAACCGATAGGTGAAAATGAAAGGCTTAGGCGAATCTTACTCCATTAA
- a CDS encoding asparagine synthase produces the protein MAGIAGVLKKGEIKTVETMLSKIHYRGNFTSRIFELEDATIGMVWSNHEDQRVIAETSKNIFNDGNGHGQSAGIRKIDDIWQFHRDPLGVSPLFLAYEDNAPVYFGSEVKAILPVSTSIIEMPPAHILNKFGLKQDYVVQNSECPLSDPQEIAERLRNLLNDSIKRRIQTDTIGSWLSGGLDSSTIAALARPHVKTLHTFAGGLKGAPDLKHAQDVASYIGSHHHEAIITLDNMLKILPDVIYQLESFDALLVRSSIINLSVAWAASEYVSEVFTGEGGDELFAGYAYLKEIPVSLLNKELLNITQNLHNTALQRVDRTASSFGTKAHVIFADPEVFEFALSIPVELKIKDGIEKWILRRAMDNLLPERVVNRTKSKFWEGSGVGTLLWEHAYNTITDQDFLKERKLKNGWLLNTKEELFYYRYFKEQFGEPENLDWMGRTKGSPVFENIGQNSKKVVS, from the coding sequence ATGGCTGGAATAGCAGGAGTCCTGAAAAAAGGAGAAATCAAAACTGTTGAAACGATGTTGTCGAAAATTCATTATAGGGGAAACTTCACATCCCGGATTTTTGAATTGGAAGATGCAACAATTGGGATGGTTTGGTCAAATCATGAAGATCAAAGAGTAATAGCCGAAACCTCGAAAAATATTTTTAATGATGGCAATGGCCATGGCCAATCTGCCGGAATTAGAAAAATTGATGACATCTGGCAATTTCATCGTGACCCATTGGGTGTTTCTCCCTTGTTTTTAGCATATGAGGATAATGCACCCGTATATTTTGGATCCGAAGTAAAAGCAATACTTCCTGTTTCTACATCCATCATTGAGATGCCACCTGCACATATCCTGAATAAATTCGGATTAAAACAGGATTATGTAGTTCAGAACTCTGAATGCCCGCTTAGTGACCCTCAGGAGATTGCTGAAAGACTAAGGAATTTATTAAATGACTCCATTAAAAGAAGAATTCAAACAGATACAATTGGATCATGGCTTTCAGGTGGTTTGGATTCCAGTACAATAGCTGCATTGGCCCGCCCCCATGTGAAAACCCTCCATACATTTGCCGGAGGCCTTAAAGGTGCTCCTGACTTAAAACACGCACAGGATGTTGCATCCTATATCGGTTCTCATCATCATGAGGCAATTATTACACTCGATAATATGTTAAAAATACTGCCTGATGTAATCTATCAGCTGGAATCGTTTGATGCTTTGCTTGTAAGGTCAAGTATCATAAATCTCTCCGTTGCCTGGGCAGCATCAGAATATGTTTCTGAAGTCTTTACAGGTGAAGGAGGAGATGAACTCTTTGCCGGATATGCCTACCTTAAGGAGATTCCTGTTTCATTACTGAATAAAGAACTCCTAAACATTACACAAAACCTTCATAACACAGCATTACAGCGAGTTGATAGAACGGCTTCTTCTTTTGGAACAAAAGCACATGTAATTTTTGCTGACCCTGAAGTGTTCGAATTTGCGTTGAGTATCCCTGTAGAACTAAAGATAAAAGATGGAATCGAAAAATGGATACTCCGCCGCGCAATGGACAACCTTCTCCCTGAAAGAGTTGTTAACCGCACTAAATCAAAATTCTGGGAAGGTTCAGGTGTAGGAACGTTGCTCTGGGAGCATGCTTATAATACAATCACAGATCAGGACTTCCTTAAAGAACGAAAACTAAAGAATGGCTGGTTATTAAACACCAAAGAAGAGTTATTCTATTACAGGTACTTTAAAGAACAATTCGGGGAACCTGAAAACCTCGACTGGATGGGAAGGACGAAGGGTAGCCCCGTATTCGAAAACATTGGACAAAATAGCAAGAAAGTTGTATCATGA
- a CDS encoding KamA family radical SAM protein produces the protein MNTQDTFLNIPRDYRTIELWKHITPSQWNDPLWQRQNTIHTLDDLKLVIKLNEFQEQEIRNTITTLQSEGKSPLRITPYYASLMQEDPFNPVVVPEISADKLDPIFWQSVPTPANLLFPDSGIECAMNEGSRSFGAAYQRYPNRVALFVAENTSCASYCVHCQRAKSLDSSVEVNRTEIEKGLFYIKFNSNINEVLITGGDALMISKKRLQFVLEELSKIPHVRAIRIATRVPVVMPMGITDDLLELINKSANRFNKGLDKYVYFMTHINHFQELTLEMAAAIKKIRNHGFTVRNQTVLLNHVNDNLRILAETFRRMFWIGVHPYYLLQCHKERGIVHFITPIQVGKIYMKHIQGWISGITVPRYAANIEGGGGKVLLMPSGHDTLDKHNNVEEFISKSFATVSTWDNRTIPEYEALGRATQAEYDEAMQIMNNFIGRKGVFLPKVIIVDEQGKHIKTTNKTRLPSFDGQRKAELLGYKLHNNEMPLTNPSEIGNFLEKEFNKAKRSVRNDDSNLPS, from the coding sequence ATGAACACTCAAGATACATTTTTGAACATTCCAAGGGATTATAGGACAATTGAATTATGGAAACATATTACACCTTCGCAGTGGAATGATCCATTGTGGCAAAGGCAAAACACTATACATACACTTGATGATCTTAAACTAGTTATCAAACTCAACGAATTCCAAGAGCAGGAAATAAGAAACACGATTACTACATTACAAAGTGAAGGCAAATCCCCTTTAAGGATCACACCCTATTATGCATCACTGATGCAGGAAGATCCATTTAATCCGGTTGTTGTTCCTGAAATATCTGCGGATAAATTAGATCCCATTTTCTGGCAAAGCGTTCCGACACCAGCCAACCTACTATTCCCTGATTCGGGGATTGAATGTGCTATGAATGAAGGTTCCAGGAGTTTTGGGGCTGCCTATCAACGCTATCCAAACAGAGTCGCACTTTTTGTTGCCGAGAACACCAGCTGCGCATCCTATTGCGTTCATTGTCAACGAGCTAAATCCCTTGATTCATCTGTTGAAGTCAATAGAACCGAAATCGAAAAAGGCCTCTTCTATATAAAATTCAATTCGAATATTAATGAGGTGCTGATTACAGGGGGTGATGCATTAATGATCAGCAAGAAACGCCTTCAATTTGTATTGGAAGAACTGAGCAAAATACCTCATGTTCGGGCCATAAGAATTGCAACAAGAGTGCCTGTTGTCATGCCAATGGGAATAACAGATGACCTGCTGGAACTCATTAATAAATCAGCCAATCGTTTCAATAAGGGTTTAGACAAATATGTTTACTTTATGACCCATATCAACCATTTCCAGGAATTGACATTGGAAATGGCAGCAGCCATCAAGAAAATCCGTAATCATGGGTTTACTGTACGAAATCAAACCGTTCTCCTGAATCATGTAAATGACAACCTTAGAATACTGGCTGAAACTTTCAGAAGAATGTTCTGGATTGGAGTTCATCCGTATTACCTGCTTCAATGCCATAAGGAAAGAGGGATCGTTCATTTTATTACACCCATACAGGTTGGCAAAATATATATGAAACATATTCAAGGCTGGATTTCTGGAATTACGGTCCCAAGGTATGCAGCCAATATCGAAGGAGGTGGAGGAAAAGTGTTATTAATGCCATCAGGGCACGATACCCTCGACAAACATAATAATGTGGAAGAGTTTATCTCGAAAAGCTTTGCTACCGTTTCAACATGGGATAACAGAACAATCCCGGAGTATGAAGCTTTAGGCCGGGCAACACAAGCTGAATATGATGAAGCTATGCAAATCATGAATAATTTTATAGGACGAAAAGGGGTATTCCTGCCGAAGGTTATTATTGTTGATGAGCAGGGTAAACATATAAAAACGACCAATAAAACCAGATTGCCTTCTTTTGACGGACAAAGGAAAGCTGAACTTTTGGGTTACAAGCTTCATAATAATGAAATGCCTCTGACAAATCCTTCCGAGATAGGTAACTTCTTAGAAAAGGAATTTAACAAGGCAAAGCGCTCTGTTCGCAATGATGATTCAAATCTGCCCAGCTGA